The Vanrija pseudolonga chromosome 1, complete sequence genomic sequence AAACTTGCCAATGACGCCcatgaggaagaggaagaacGCGCACATGTAGCCACTCTGCAGCGAGGCGTTGCGGGTAAGGGCGATCACTCCGGCGTTCTGCGCAAAGGTCGTGAGAGCGGGCACGGTAGCGAGGCCGGCGATGCTAGCACTCAGCGCATCGGCCAGAATGCCGCCTTGCACGCGCGACTCGAAGACCTTGCCGGTGATTTCGAGCCTGGAGACATCGCTCGATGCGGTGATGTTGCCGATCGTCTCGGCGACACTGACGCACCACGTCGCGAGCATGGGCAACACGAGCTGTccgcgcaggccgagcgggAACGTGTGCATCCACAGGAACgtgccgcccggcgccgccttgaTAGCACTCTTGTCAAAATATCCGGTGGCCGCCGCGATGATGAGGCCAGTGAGCAGGCCGATGAACACGGCGGCCGACttgaagaaggccgagccgAAGATCTCGCAGATAATGATCATTGCCATGCACGCAAAGCCGAGACCGAGGAACTGGGCCGAGCCCCAGTGGTGCGCCTGGGAGCCGGCAATGCACTTGAGGGTCGGGTCGTTGCGACACGGTCCCGAGCCACCGCTGTAGAGTCAGCACGGCTCGGCACATCTGCACTCACCCCCAGTTGTTGACGCCAGCGATAACGAGCGACGCGCCCATGAACACAATCATGGTGCCCGTCACGAGCGGCGGGAAAACCTTGCGGATGATCTTGGGTGGGACAAAGgacaggccgagggcgagaatGCCGGTGAGCGTCGTGGTGCCGAGGATCGCGCCGTATTCCTTTGGGCACGGCAGGTGTGTCCCATCAGCGGCGGTCGGGCAGGTGCCGTTGGCGTAGCTCTGGGCAAGATACTGCAGCGCGACGTTGGCAAACGCAAACGATGTGCCGGTGACGCTGATGATGCCCGTGCCGAGGTAGTACTTGGTGCCAAACATCCGGACGCGCGACACCTGCACCACCGTGCCGATGGCGCACCAGATCAGACTGCCAGAGATGAGGTACTGCTGGATTTCggggccgaggttggcgccagcgccgccgccaagcaggaGGGGTGGGACGACGAGTCCACCGACCATTGCGAGGGCACTGTGATGTGAGCTTGGTCCCGAGGTGCTCTACAGCCACGGCTTACTGCTGAAGGCCCAGGATGATCATTAGAAGATAGGGCAGTTTGTCGTGCACACCATAGAAGGGCAGCTCGCGCTTCGTCTTGGACCACGGCATGTTGGGGATGAACAGCGAGCCGTAGTCGTAGTCACCAAGCCAGGCATCCTTGCTGCCCAGCGACTTTAGGGTGCGCATGGGGCTGAACTTGCGCACCGGCACGGGGCCGAGGTTCGAGTTGGTCGATCCCGCCTCGAGTACGTTGACCGACCCGTCAATCTTGTCGGATGCTGTGGGTGATTCTGGCACGCCCATGGTGAGTGAGGAGGTGAGTGATCCGCTTGCATGGTCGTCTGAGCGCGTATATATGCTAGCCTGCGTGAGAACAGGCCTCGATGCACCAGATAGCCGTATCCATTCAGTGGTGAATCAATCGGGAAATGTCATCGGAGGTTGGAGATAAGGGTGTGTGGAGCTCGCGATAAGTCAGCCAAcgagagcgcgcggcgccgccacgcaACCGGCCGGCCGTAACTCTCTCAAGTCGGCGGGCCAAGCCGCACGCCGAACGACTAATATACGTACACTCATGACCCCTGACTCGGTACAGAGCGACCGGCGATCTTGCGCAGCAGTCTCCCCGCCAGCCGGTGTGGAGCCTACGGAGCGGCGTCGACTCCTCGGCCTATGACTGGGTCCCATCTCCACTCACCGCGGTGCCTTGCGGACAACTAGATACGCAAaccgccgaggagcttgggCACCCACTCAGGCTCCCTTCGCTGGCCGTGGCGGACGGCAGCGTAGCCCGCTCGTTGCCGACCCATCCTCGTGTCCAAGCTCGCGGTCGGGCCGGCTGCCGTCGATGCGCGATAAGAGTTGCGGGAGCTTGGCAGGCTTGGTCATCCGCTCGATGCCCTCTCAGCCAATGCATGCACTACTATAGAACTGTGTCGTTTCTTGTCGTATCTAGCCTTACTCCGCTCGACCCGGAGCCCTACTCAGAGATTGCCTCGAACGACGCATATGCCCTCCTGATCCACaacgcggcgagcgcgcaggTGACGGCAAACACGTAGAACACGTTGCCTTCGCCTGAAGGCTGGCCACCACTCAGGCACGCCTGGAGCGGCAGGAAGCTGACACCAATGACAAAGTTGGTGCTCCAGTTGACTGCCAGCCCAATCGAGCttgccgcggcgcgggcgtggggcGGAACAATGTCGCCGATCACGACCCAGACCACTGGCCCGAGGCCAACGCTGAAGGCGGTCACGAAGACCATGATGCCCGCGATGGCCAGTGCCCCTGCGCTCTGGTTGATCCCGATTGCGAGTACGAGACTTGCGAGCGCCATGACAAAGGTGGGGACGATGAGCAGCGGCTTGGCCCCGATGCGCTCGATCagcaccgccggcgacgcAGTGATCGGCAGCTTCCACATcacgatggcgagggcgacaaccTTGGCGTTACCGGGGAACACGGGCGTCATGATGCGCGTCGAAAAGTACATGACAGCGCTGATGCCCGTGATTTGCTGGCAGAACTGggtgacgagcacgacgtAGAAGGCGCGCTGGATGCGTGGTTCCTTGGAGCGGATGAGCTCGGTGAAGCTGAGGTTGGCGGGGCGGATAGCGGTCGCGAGCAAGGGTTCGGCTTCGGGGCTCACTGCAAGCTCGTCCTCTGGCACGTGGACGAACAGACTGCCGAGAAGCTGGACCACGGCGATGGCCACGCTGACGGCGGGCACAAAGCGCCAGAGGTACCTGTACCCCAGGGGGAAGCTTAAGGCCTggccgagcagcacgcccGCGACGATGAAGAGCTGGTTCAACAGGCCGACTGAGCGACGGATATGTGATGGGGCGACGCTGGCCAAGACGAGAGGCACCGTCGTGGTCGAGATGCCGCAGCCGAGACCGACGAGGGTTCTCGCGGCCGACATCTGTGGGACCGAGttggcaagggcaagaagggcggaGCCGAAGAGCACAAACAGTGCAGAGAGACGCAGGGCTCCGACGACGCCGTACGAGTGGATCACAGCGCGGGACGCGAGGGAGGAGACGAGTCCGCCGAGGGTGAACACGCTGACGGCGAAGCCAAACTCTGTGGGCTggggggcgtgagctggaGCCACGTATGGAGCTTACAGTCATCGGCACGCATGGCCTGAGCCAGTCGAGCCACGTCGGTAGGTCATCgttgctggcgccgccggcgagcccgcAGGAGAGCGGCGCCTGGATGCCGTTCAGGCCGGACACGGCCATGCCGTGCTggaagacggcgaggccggcccACGCGGCCGTGAATGCGGTAGCGGTGTTGGAGAGGGTCATGCTGGCGATCGATGGCCAGTCCCGAGGGACTTGAGGCCGATGATGATGGCCCTGGTGCAAGGAGAGAAGCAGGAACAAGAAGGATGCGATGAGTGCAAGCGATGGGGGCCAGTTCAGGTGGTGTTTacgccgccgaagccgggctcgtcggctcATTGCGGCCCGACGATGCCGGCTGGCGGACACTTCCGTCAGCAGCATGTTTATAGCGACGAAGgtacccacccacctcgaccttgcgTTATATGTTTCATAGATGTGCATCTGCGGGACGCAATGCATTCCGATGAGACGCCGCAGCGTCCGcggcccgcctcgccgactAGCACCACTAGCGGGCTCTAGCCGgcatgtcgacgtcggcgaccttgggCAGGTCATCGACGTGAGATGATTTCGGCGTCATTGCCGCTAAGTCTTCACGCAATGTTCTCAGGTAGTGAGTGCTATCAAGTGTGTACATTGCTACGACTTGTGCTTCACCACATTCGCCACCGACCACCATGGCGGGTCCGTACGAAGGAACGCCCTTGAAGCACAAGCCGGTCGCGAGGTGGGTTGCATCCTGACGCCGAACATCGGTGCTGACCTCAGCCCTtctccctcgccgctgctcttGGAAGAAGGCCGCTTCACGGCAGAAGAGGAAGATGGCATCACTGACGACGAGCTCCCGCCGCTCCAGTTCGCCATCAACCCCCTCAAGACGTTCACAAGACGAAACGCAGGCCCTAAGGTACGTTACTCGCAGAATGAcagcgctgacgccagatctgtctcctcatcgtcggcaTGTTCACGGTGTACTACAGCCTACGCGAGTTGGACTccctgcgcgagctcgacagccCAGAGTGGGGGGTCGGTGGGGTGGGAGTCGGGATTGGGCTGGGGTTGGTCGCGTTGGCGCTGTGGGCACCGGTGAAGCGATAGGAGGTGGGCGCGAGGGGTTGGTTTTAGACTGCGAAGCCTTGGGCATGTACAACTGTCGATGATGGGCAGGAAGGGGCTCCTATGTAGCGGTCTTGGGCAGCGGTTAGTTCTGCTACATCCAGTCGGCACCGCCCACGTCAACATGCTTGGATTGCGGCTTCCATACTTCGACAGACGTATCAGAACACGTGCTATCTGGTCGAGAAAGCCGAAGCCGCTTCGGCCCACCCCACCTCTATGATGAGAATGTCTCATGTCTCACTTACAGCGCCACGTGGATCCACAGGAAGTGGCGCGTGGCAGCCCTGATCATGCGTCTCTCTCATCCGCCAGCCGAGGAAGCTTGTGCACGCAAGGCGTGCGGCGGGCACAGCTCCAGCCTCGATAGGGACAATGGAGGGGCTCCACGGCCAACCCTCCACAAGCTGAGGTGA encodes the following:
- the uapC gene encoding Purine permease — encoded protein: MGVPESPTASDKIDGSVNVLEAGSTNSNLGPVPVRKFSPMRTLKSLGSKDAWLGDYDYGSLFIPNMPWSKTKRELPFYGVHDKLPYLLMIILGLQHALAMVGGLVVPPLLLGGGAGANLGPEIQQYLISGSLIWCAIGTVVQVSRVRMFGTKYYLGTGIISVTGTSFAFANVALQYLAQSYANGTCPTAADGTHLPCPKEYGAILGTTTLTGILALGLSFVPPKIIRKVFPPLVTGTMIVFMGASLVIAGVNNWGGGSGPCRNDPTLKCIAGSQAHHWGSAQFLGLGFACMAMIIICEIFGSAFFKSAAVFIGLLTGLIIAAATGYFDKSAIKAAPGGTFLWMHTFPLGLRGQLVLPMLATWCVSVAETIGNITASSDVSRLEITGKVFESRVQGGILADALSASIAGLATVPALTTFAQNAGVIALTRNASLQSGYMCAFFLFLMGVIGKFGAIFVACPPSVIGGFTTFLFGSVSVSGIRVLAYAKWSRRDRFIATPAFALGLASLCVPDWFDHIFTYKGNNKGLSGLIQAVVLVVASPYLIAALIAAVLNCTLPSDMEEEQHASTEEERQTWNQPGSIADRTEPGV
- the YBR241C_1 gene encoding putative metabolite transport protein, with protein sequence MTLSNTATAFTAAWAGLAVFQHGMAVSGLNGIQAPLSCGLAGGASNDDLPTWLDWLRPCVPMTPTEFGFAVSVFTLGGLVSSLASRAVIHSYGVVGALRLSALFVLFGSALLALANSVPQMSAARTLVGLGCGISTTTVPLVLASVAPSHIRRSVGLLNQLFIVAGVLLGQALSFPLGYRYLWRFVPAVSVAIAVVQLLGSLFVHVPEDELAVSPEAEPLLATAIRPANLSFTELIRSKEPRIQRAFYVVLVTQFCQQITGISAVMYFSTRIMTPVFPGNAKVVALAIVMWKLPITASPAVLIERIGAKPLLIVPTFVMALASLVLAIGINQSAGALAIAGIMVFVTAFSVGLGPVVWVVIGDIVPPHARAAASSIGLAVNWSTNFVIGVSFLPLQACLSGGQPSGEGNVFYVFAVTCALAALWIRRAYASFEAISE